CATAGCCAGTAGGTATCATGGCCTTGCCTCACCTCCTTGTCCTTCGTTTCGTATGTGGAAGGGCAAAAAAAAGAGCATATACTAGCCTTGCAAACCCCACTGGACAGCATGATGAGGATATATTTGCATCAGCTGTGGTGATACTAAagcatttctccagcagtgtcCAGGGGGGTCTATGCTTCCTTTATGCTGTTACATATGAGGCTGATGGAAGAAATAACAGTAAATGCCTTCCAATGTCACCTCATTGGCAGAGATCCTCTGAAACGGGCTATATAATGATTCACCAGGGCCTACTCTTACATGTCTTATCAGCGTAACGCTGGTCATCGCTGACCCTTCTGCATTTGAATGATTCTCCCCATTCCTCCATAAAAAGGCCATTTTCATCTCTGCTGCTTGGCTTGCAGTTCCTTTATGTCTGTGCTATTCTCCACTTTCTTGTTCTGCCTTTCCCCTCCTTTATCTCCTTGTCCTTTTCTTCCCCCCTCCGTTCCAATCCTCAGGTCCGGCTCCAGCTTTGGGACACTGCTGGACAGGAGCGTTTTCGTAGCCTAATTCCCAGCTACATCCGTGACTCTACCATTGCCGTGGTTGTTTATGACATCACCAGTGAGTCAGGGCTGTACTCTAACCTTTCTGTAGGGGTCTAGAGCAGTTGAAAGGAAGCTGTGTTTGCATAGTTGCTACTCTATGTACTTCTGCTAATAACATTCAGAATCTCTCTAAGTATATTTCCTTTCTTCAAGCTTCTAATACTTTCTCTTGCTAACGTGACTACTCTACGAGCTTCTCTTCACTAAGATGCTCTACCTTTTTAATGAAGACTAATAACTGCTTGAGCACTCTTTTAACCATAGCTagataacaaaatgttttacgTCTCTTGTGGCTACATGTGGTCGATGtctgtagtaattttgtgtgggttttttttcatccaCAGATCTTAATTCATTCCAGCAAACCTCAAAgtggattgatgatgttagaacagaaagaggaagtgatgtcattaTCATGCTTGTTGGGAACAAAACAGACTTGGCGGATAAAAGGTACATGGTTGTGTGAGATGTGTGAAAGATTGTAATGATTTTCTTATTCTAGTTACAATGATTTATAAATAGACTGTTTTATAATTCTAGGGCAACTAGAAAATAAGTAGCATCAAGTAGGGATAGGCGATATATCGATTATACTCGATGTATCACAGCTTGTTTAGtgggatgtataaaatgactatTACACAGTCATCAACTATAAATTGTcacagcatttatttttttaaagccacCAGCATGAAACTCATATTGGCATATTGGTTCGCTCGCAGCTCTCCTTTGACTGGATGATAGTGTGAGCAGACCAgacgtgtgtttttgtgtctgcagggctccagactatgTCCATTTAGTCgcattttgcgaccatggagcaccagtgtgacatgaaaatattattattaaatggAATGGAGAGGCGTTAGTTTGTTTCCTGCTCACAGGGAACAGTTTACCGttactgctaactgctaacatgtAACTGTTAACCAgaagttcacagcaaaaacatcaatgcttcaaaataaaagcaccaatgGATccgctttgatttatttaattgtaACAATACTTAATTCAACTTTAGtacaacagtattttatttaactttataatgacagtacttaatttaactttattgtaactgtgttttttgtttttttttttacctttttttaacaacagaatgttatttaactttattatagcaGTACttatttcaactttattataacagcatTTTAATTAACCTCATTGTAACCATAGTTTGCTTACTTATAACAGTGCTTCGTTTAACTTTATTACAGCAGTATTCAGGTGACCTTTTAACAGTATTtgcattaactttattgtaaccaTAGTTGACTTGCCTTTTTTACAACAGtactttatgtaactttattaaaacagtactcactttacattttttacaacagttcttaatttaactttattgtaaccaCAATTTACTCACCCTTTTTACACCagtatttaatttaactttattataacagttttTTATGTAActgtattataacagtactaattaacattttttacagtAGTACTTTTTTTAACCTTATTGCAACAGTAGTATATTCAGTAATAATGTAGTATTGTCGTCTATAGTAAtttagaggagatttcaaaatagAGATAATGTTTTGCGTATTGCAATATAGCTTAAAAATACTGCAATATTATTTACTGAGCATATCGCTCAGCCCTGGTATTAAGTATTATAGTATATAAACTGCCAAAGCCTGGAGtcccactttttttcccctcagtgtATCTCATCTAATTTTGACTCTTACCATCCCTTGGCATTTTACATACTTCAGCCTTTTTATTAGTGATTTAAgtacttttatttatgtatttctttatttcttatGATTTGATCATGTTTctgttctgccttttttttccttgcttTACTTTTTTGTTCCCTTTCCTGCTCTGTTCTCTCCAtgtcattttgatttgattttttttgtgtttccctcAACACCACACTCCacaccaccccctcccctcctcccttcccGGGACCATGGCAGGCAAGTTTCTGTTGAGGCGGCAGAGAGGAAAGCTCGTGAGCTCAATGTGATGTACATAGAGACCAGTGCCAAGGCTGGCTATAACGTCAAACAGGTTGGTGTCCAGCAACAGCAGGTGTAACAGTCCTGACAGTCATGATGTCCTTTAGGTTAGGGAGGCCAGCCTGTGCCGTCCGGGTTGTACAACTCCATGTTTTCATTATATGGATCAGCGTGTGGCTGTTGAATGAATGAGTGATCTCCGGAGTTGTTCTCCTGCTGCTTCATCTTTACTCAGCACAGCAGCTTCTCTCCCTtcgtctccctctctgtctgtctgtgttttaacTAAACtaacctctctctttttcaaccaaaaaaacaagactcTGTGTTGagctctctttgtttctctctccatctcctccctctccttttgGCCTGTCCTCTTTGCGATGTTTCTTTCCACATCTGTCTGTTCGTCCATCTCCCCCCCTCTGCTTCCACCTGAGCAGACAGATCACCACGGAGGAGGGCGAGCAGAGAGCTAAGGAACTGAATGTCATGTTCATTGAAACCAGCGCAAAGACTGGCTACAATGTGAAACAGGTAGAGATTCTGCTCTCTCGAGGTAGTTGAGCTAATTCTGCCCACAACAGTTTACATTTAACTCTTTCCACCTCCTTTTTCCCCTCTCGTGGCTCATCATGACATGTCTCGATATCCTCAGTGCTGTATTAGTTGTATTTTCCCTCCACAGGCTTTGCTTTTAGATGTTTCAGTATGTATTCACCTGATCTGCACAGGGTCACTGCTACTGTGCTTAATTTTCTTGAGTACTTTTGTCTGATTCACTAAAACTTCTGCAGctttcaaaatgtttctgtgactGTAATGGATTTGCTCAGTAGAGGAGGTTAGCACGGCAACCTTCACTTTCATGCTGTTATCTCAGCCAGCAATTACAATCACGTTTTGTGTCACTGCTTTACCTGCTTCTTGTGTTTGTACGGAGTTCCTCTGGGGTCACATAGAAGAAGAAAATACTCTGTAAATCTGTGCGAACAGTTTTGGAATCTGTGCCTTTGGAGTCATGCTCTGTTTACGTTTCTTCAGCCCACTACCTGAACGTttactgttgctatggcaacaagtGCCTGCTAATGCTGGCCTATATGTGTAGCTTAATCTTCCAAACAATGACAAGCCCTAAAATGACAATTTCTGACTCATAACTAACAGTTTCATCACTTAGGACTTTAACCATTGTGTTGCCACAAGTTATAACTCCCTGTGGAGCCGCACTAATATAAATGATGGTTGTTTCCACTAGACCAGGGgaaggcaacctgcagctccagaGCTACATGCTTCCTTTTAGACCCTCTCCATTGgatccctgtggctttgacatgAAATTATCTGGAAATTaataagttattttttaacattcagatATGCATTTGTCATTGCTGTAGGCCTACAGTTATTATTGCATTCTACAacagtaaaaatgtgaaatcaaaacatcaaattaaaaagtgttttaacattttatcaacTTCGTAGAGAAAGATTTCCGCACACTTACATCTATACAGTATTTCCCTTTATTGTTGAGTTTTCGGGTCTATTAGACCTTCATACTTGTATGCTCTGATGAATGTCTAATAGACCGAAAGCTCAACAATAAAGGGAAATACTGTATAGATGTAAGTGTGCGGAAATCCTTCCCTACCAATTTGGACTTTctaatgtttccagcaccttgccaaGACCAAGCCATGCATCAACATTTCATCAACTATAATGTGCATCATACATGTACATTACGACCTGGTGCcctttcctctaaattttgctgaACTTCAAAAGCAGCGGCTAGCCTGGAGTCTCTCTAGCAAGGCTAGCTGTGAATTACATATCCAAAAATggaaaagtcttggaggaaaTTGGAGGATTTAATATTGTGAGGACAGATTAATTTTCTTTCCCCACCAACGCTGCAAAGATTAAGTAGTAAATAACTGTAAAAAGCCCATTGCAGAGTTGCCACCTTATAGTAAATCATGTTAATGAATGCTCAGCTATTCATAATGGTTTTTGCCAGTAATGGTTCTTTGACTAGTAAAGGTTGCCGCCCCTGCACAAAACTATagtatttaagtttttttttctaggaTTGTTAAGTGCTgacctgccttactctgcctttGTCTGCCCCCGATTGGCCCACCCTGACATTCTTAGCCTAATCTTAAGCAATATGTTTGCTCAaacatgcctaaacctaaccaatccaaccaacaaaggcaatgagTACTAGCCAGTCAGAGTGAAACAGgggtgggtcatgccttcacCATCACCAAAAAAATTGCCTCCAGTGCCCATTTGGTGCTgtgtagaaaaaacaaaatccaaggaCACTGTTTATAAAAACGTTGGCACAGACTTACACATTTTTACCATGTGACCTTGGAGGGTTTCTGTGTTTGCCTGTTATTCAATGAAATATATTGATTGGGAGTGACTACTTGTTACTTTGATCACTTTCTGTCTCTACTGAATAGCCTTGTGACAGTAGGGGTGGGTGATGACTATGTTTACACCACATATTGTGAGGCAATATCATCATCAAATTTTTTAGTTTATACTGAGGTAACCATGCCTTCAATATCACTGGCCAGTGTGGGGGATGGAGCAAATGAATGAGTGAGCTTACATCAGTTCGATAGTGGACTGACAGGATATTTTGCATCAATGTGAACACATTTGAATAGATTACACAAATATACTGAGTTTCCAGAAAATCCGCAATATAACAATATGGCAGTTTCATTACATACACCATAGAAGAAGATTTTATCCAGATCACTCACCCCTATTTGAAAGCATTTTACATTTGCTACACATTAGCAAAGGTGTTCAATCATTTAattcttctttctttgttttgtagCTGTTCCGTCGTGTTGCTGCTGCATTGCCTGGGATGGACAGCACACCAGAGAAAAGCAAAGAGGACAGTATCCTTTATAAAGCCGCTTTCAACAGAAACTGTTGTCAGGTTATTATTGCCATGGCTATAATCCTGTAATGAACAGATAAGCTGGTAACAAGTACTCGTAGTTTACCCTGCAGAAAAGACAGAATGTTCAGTGGTGAGATGGCCGCCAGATAACACTGCAGAAAATACTGAAGTGAAAATTGCCAATTCATCGCTGATGTTGCTTAACCAAGTCCTCTCAGTGATCGACATCAAACTGGAGAAACAGCCAGAGATGACTGTCACCGAGAGCAGCTGCTCATGCTAGTACACCTCACCCTCACCCAGCCTGTCTCCTCCCCACCAACAGCTTGTCTCTCAGTGGCCACTCTCTCCACCCTTGGCGCACTGCCACTGGGATGGAGGacctgtctgtttttttcttttcttttttttttcccttctcaaCTCAGTGACTTTCCAGAGTAACCGTGTGGATGTGCATTACTGTATTGAAACAGATtatcttggggaaaaaaaaaggttcaaaagtaaacatttaaaacaaggAATAAGTTAAATGATATGTTCAGATTTTCATCCAGTTGCATGGCATTATATAGGATTGCAGACTGACATAGCTAACCGCTCATGAGTTATTGCACAGTTCGGAATCTTAGTGCTGTTACTCTTGTCATTGTTGTAAAGTAAAACTGCTTGGGATTATTTAAATGACTCCGCAGGGCTGAGTTCTCGGCCCtttgtattttacttttttattttaaatggagAGTTTGCCTACAACTATTCTATCTCTGAGATTACTGATTATTTCTTGCGTATTTTGAGGAAGCAGAGGCAGGATCTTACCAGTGGATTTATGTCATCGCTAACCATCATATTGCCACATTAGGCAATTGTGCGTTCATTAGATATTATTTATATCTAACACATCTGTGGGCCTAAACTGCCAAATTCAACAGTGTGTTAGCAGACCAGACTTACATAATTTGAGACAGCATTTAAAACAGTGCAAAAGGAATGTGTAACCAAGTAATGAGGTCATAGATCATCAAAGGGAACCCATCCCAAATTCACTAGCTACTAACCTGAAGCTATGTCTGCATTAAACTACAGCAACTGTCTTACTGATGTTGGTAAATTAGCTGCACGCATACTAACACGTCTGAGGAGGAGTTTTCTGCCATTAGATGcccccaaataaaaaaagaagccagtgtttagtttttccaCGCTGATGGAAAGTTGTCACTTTGGTCGCTATGACGTACCTACCATTTCATCGacagtttgtgttgtgttgagtACACTATTGCAAGAACATGCAGCATGCTCACCATGCCGGATTTATATGGATAAGAACACAGATGCCTTGCTTGTTTGTTCACCAACGTTGTGCACTGAATCAAGCCACAATattgtaaaatataaaagaagcCGGCTGACTGGTTCATGGCTTCACTAGTTGTTTTGTAGAGCTGGTAGGTAAGAGTTTGTCCTCAGATACAGCTAACGCTTACTAACACCcttgctgttaaaaaaaaacaaaaaacaaacaaaaaaaaaaagtgcagagaAGTTAGTTGCAGTATCCTTTTGCTGTATTGCTATTGCCTGTGTAGGACTGTtggttttttgtgtttatttattttgtaacttGGACATACAGATAACATTGTATGCTTGACCAAAAGTACAGATGCTGACACGCATgttgaaagtttattttatttattgtttgcgTGTCTGCCGGGGCTCCGCCTACAGGCGACACTTTGGCCcggtaacttttttttttttttttttttttcctgtcgcACTGctagaaaatacttttttgcaGTGTGCGTAGTCAGTAGCTTGGTTTACAGTCACAGGTTAAGGCTGCACcgtcttcacacacacatacacacacacacactctcacacacacagtgtaacacaaaccaactaacTAGCCATAGCACAACAAAAGACACTGGTCATTTTGCTGTAGCTTGTTTTGAAATGTCAACGTTTTAAAATGGATTTAAAAATGTAAGTATTTAATTACATCAAACGACCATTTTAACATGAGCAGCTCTTCTATTACTTGTCACTGACTAAATACTCAGCTTTGTGCTCTTCTGAATTGTGTCTGTCCATTTGAAATATGCTGTCTACTCGTGTTTAGCAACGTTTGTGTGAATAATGTACTATTACTATCTGATGTATAAAAAGGAGAGTTAATGAAACACAAGTGTAGGCCTATCACatggaataaaataaagatatttcACCAAAATTTAACAGGTGTGATCCCTTTCTTTATGAAGCACTGCTGCTGGGAATGGTGGGTTTCAGGCACATTCATCATTCTAGTATTTCAGATGCTATGGATCATTACACATTTATGTTCTGTACACAGTATTAAGACAAACTGTCATTGGTATGTGACATGAAGTTAACACAAGTAACAGAGGTGTAAATCACTgttttatcaaaaataaaaagtgaaatgGGACTACAGGTTTTTCATGTAAGAACTGTTAATTAACTATTTGTAGAGCACTTTTCATGCTAAAAGCACAAGGTACTTTTCAAGGtgccaaaaatacaaaacaaaagtgacaCTAATAACACATAGGCAGATACATACTCCTTCACCAAcatatacacataaacacactgcaaGTAcatacactcatacacacaatAAGTCTATCAACTGTCTGTGGTAGTCATAACAATAACTCAGTCAAGATTATTCCAACAGTTGGATTATTAATTACAAGATTATAAAATGTGGTTATTGCACTATTGTTTTGCATGGTGGGT
This region of Epinephelus fuscoguttatus linkage group LG9, E.fuscoguttatus.final_Chr_v1 genomic DNA includes:
- the rab41 gene encoding ras-related protein Rab-41 isoform X2 — encoded protein: MSTTTGGGEFGNPLRKFKLVFLGEQSVGKTSLITRFMYDSFDNTYQATIGIDFLSKTMYLEDRTIRLQLWDTAGQERFRSLIPSYIRDSAAAVVVYDIANLNSFQQTSKWIDDVRTERGSDVIIMLVGNKTDLADKRQITTEEGEQRAKELNVMFIETSAKTGYNVKQLFRRVAAALPGMDSTPEKSKEDMIDIKLEKQPEMTVTESSCSC
- the rab41 gene encoding ras-related protein Rab-41 isoform X1, yielding MSTTTGGGEFGNPLRKFKLVFLGEQSVGKTSLITRFMYDSFDNTYQATIGIDFLSKTMYLEDRTIRLQLWDTAGQERFRSLIPSYIRDSAAAVVVYDIANLNSFQQTSKWIDDVRTERGSDVIIMLVGNKTDLADKRQVSVEAAERKARELNVMYIETSAKAGYNVKQLFRRVAAALPGMDSTPEKSKEDMIDIKLEKQPEMTVTESSCSC
- the rab41 gene encoding ras-related protein Rab-41 isoform X4, translated to MSTTTGGGEFGNPLRKFKLVFLGEQSVGKTSLITRFMYDSFDNTYQATIGIDFLSKTMYLEDRTVRLQLWDTAGQERFRSLIPSYIRDSTIAVVVYDITNLNSFQQTSKWIDDVRTERGSDVIIMLVGNKTDLADKRQITTEEGEQRAKELNVMFIETSAKTGYNVKQLFRRVAAALPGMDSTPEKSKEDMIDIKLEKQPEMTVTESSCSC
- the rab41 gene encoding ras-related protein Rab-41 isoform X3, whose amino-acid sequence is MSTTTGGGEFGNPLRKFKLVFLGEQSVGKTSLITRFMYDSFDNTYQATIGIDFLSKTMYLEDRTVRLQLWDTAGQERFRSLIPSYIRDSTIAVVVYDITNLNSFQQTSKWIDDVRTERGSDVIIMLVGNKTDLADKRQVSVEAAERKARELNVMYIETSAKAGYNVKQLFRRVAAALPGMDSTPEKSKEDMIDIKLEKQPEMTVTESSCSC